One window of Chryseobacterium sp. JJR-5R genomic DNA carries:
- a CDS encoding DUF6702 family protein, translated as MKKIFFLLFPLLLLCSFTKAKHPYHVGSVEINYNPKSKTFEVTGRFFLDDLENGLNEKYGKSLHFNDPKFKAPLQEVFKNYAAEYFKLKSNNTFLKVNFIGYEEDHESVNIYLESEKIDSPKKVEAAVSILYNLFDDQMNIVHIIVNGERKSERLTYPNRYLFQQF; from the coding sequence ATGAAAAAAATATTTTTCCTGTTATTTCCCTTACTACTGCTTTGCTCTTTTACGAAAGCAAAACATCCTTATCATGTAGGATCAGTGGAGATTAACTATAACCCGAAGTCCAAAACTTTTGAAGTAACAGGACGTTTTTTTCTGGACGACCTTGAGAACGGACTGAATGAAAAATACGGGAAATCACTTCATTTTAATGATCCGAAATTTAAGGCACCGCTTCAGGAGGTATTTAAAAATTATGCTGCTGAATACTTTAAGCTTAAATCCAACAATACATTTCTCAAAGTAAACTTCATCGGTTATGAAGAAGACCATGAATCGGTAAATATTTATCTGGAATCTGAAAAAATTGACAGCCCCAAAAAGGTGGAAGCAGCCGTAAGCATTCTCTATAACCTGTTTGACGACCAGATGAATATTGTCCACATCATTGTCAACGGAGAAAGAAAAAGTGAAAGACTGACGTATCCAAACCGTTATTTATTCCAACAATTTTAG
- a CDS encoding class I SAM-dependent DNA methyltransferase, with amino-acid sequence MKTGILDYYNNLAKTYDENRFGNSYGQYIDRQEKNFLMSFFKDKKYSKVLDLGCGTGRLLDFATHGADFSEEMLDMARKKHSGKILLKGKISKIPFADEFNCIFCFHVIMHQNIKETEAFLNECYSKLNKKGTLIFDYPTKRRQKVVSPQEDWHASNCFTPKEISEISEKRWKIENTTGILLFPIHRIPKSLRKFFLPLDILLCKTFLKNWASYHIAILEKR; translated from the coding sequence ATGAAAACCGGTATTCTGGATTATTACAACAACCTTGCGAAAACGTATGATGAAAACCGGTTTGGGAATTCCTACGGTCAATATATCGATCGGCAGGAAAAAAATTTCCTGATGTCTTTTTTCAAAGATAAAAAATATTCAAAAGTTCTTGATCTGGGATGCGGTACTGGCCGCTTGCTGGATTTTGCAACCCATGGAGCAGATTTCAGTGAAGAAATGCTGGATATGGCCAGGAAAAAGCATTCCGGAAAAATTTTATTAAAAGGTAAAATTTCAAAAATTCCCTTTGCAGATGAATTTAACTGTATTTTCTGTTTTCATGTAATCATGCATCAAAACATAAAAGAAACGGAAGCTTTTCTAAATGAATGTTATTCGAAACTGAATAAAAAAGGAACTTTAATTTTCGATTATCCAACTAAAAGAAGGCAGAAAGTTGTTTCTCCGCAGGAAGATTGGCATGCAAGTAACTGCTTTACACCAAAAGAGATTTCTGAAATATCCGAAAAAAGATGGAAAATAGAAAATACGACCGGAATTTTACTGTTCCCGATTCACAGAATTCCTAAAAGCCTTAGAAAATTTTTTCTTCCTCTGGATATTTTATTGTGTAAAACATTTCTAAAAAACTGGGCTTCTTATCACATTGCTATTTTGGAAAAGAGATGA
- a CDS encoding VanW family protein, translating into MKHQLRKWLPYHWKMQLKLLQRYFDERKNQYCYSKNYNLDKIGKHEIELRQIIKKSEFHENKIHNLKIVGEKINNLIINPNEVFSFWKLIGRPTENNGFKEGRNLINNNISSDFGGGICQFSSILYFLALQSGLKIIERFNHSIDIYKEYERFTPLGSDCTVVYGYKDLQIQNPFSFPVQLKCLVSNNELTISLISSEEIFKIPIDFKYSETGRGVWVETLGNNRILTKNFYIRL; encoded by the coding sequence ATGAAACATCAGTTAAGAAAATGGCTCCCCTATCATTGGAAAATGCAGTTGAAACTATTGCAAAGATATTTTGATGAAAGAAAAAACCAATATTGTTACTCGAAAAATTACAACCTGGATAAAATTGGAAAACATGAGATTGAACTTCGCCAAATTATTAAAAAAAGTGAGTTTCATGAGAATAAAATTCATAATTTAAAAATTGTCGGAGAAAAAATAAACAATCTTATTATTAATCCCAATGAAGTTTTTTCTTTCTGGAAGTTGATTGGAAGACCTACTGAAAACAATGGCTTTAAAGAAGGAAGAAATTTGATTAACAACAATATTTCAAGTGATTTCGGAGGCGGAATCTGTCAGTTTTCTTCCATTTTATATTTTCTTGCTTTACAGTCTGGTTTAAAAATCATTGAGAGATTTAATCATTCCATTGATATTTATAAAGAGTATGAGCGTTTTACTCCTTTAGGATCGGACTGTACGGTTGTCTATGGCTATAAAGACCTGCAGATACAGAATCCGTTTTCATTTCCTGTTCAATTAAAATGTCTGGTTAGTAATAATGAACTTACGATTAGCTTGATCTCTTCAGAAGAAATCTTTAAAATACCCATTGATTTTAAATATTCAGAAACGGGAAGAGGAGTTTGGGTAGAAACACTTGGTAACAATAGGATTCTGACTAAAAATTTCTATATTCGTTTATGA
- a CDS encoding ACP phosphodiesterase — translation MNYLAHSFLSFTDGQIVGQFLEDFIRNKDRYSFPKDIQDGIILHRAVDTFTDSHSAIHEAKKAFAPLVRLYAGAFVDVAMDYFVANDLHLNSLKGWKDHSRKVYRVLNEHYEFLPENFRRMLEKMEQDDWLYHYRYDQNIKFSMRNVLNKAKYLDKDIPVFEAFLDHKDMLQKCYDDFFPDLLEHAKGINALLQLEN, via the coding sequence ATGAATTATTTAGCCCATTCCTTTTTATCTTTCACTGACGGGCAGATTGTCGGGCAGTTCCTCGAAGATTTTATCCGGAACAAAGACCGGTATTCTTTCCCGAAAGATATCCAGGACGGAATCATTCTGCACCGGGCCGTTGACACGTTCACAGATTCCCATTCGGCGATCCATGAAGCCAAAAAAGCATTTGCACCGCTGGTAAGGTTATATGCCGGAGCATTCGTAGATGTAGCAATGGATTATTTTGTAGCCAATGATTTACATTTAAACTCACTGAAAGGCTGGAAAGACCATTCACGGAAAGTCTACCGCGTCCTGAATGAACATTATGAATTTCTCCCTGAAAATTTCCGAAGGATGCTTGAAAAAATGGAACAGGACGACTGGCTTTACCATTACCGTTACGACCAGAATATCAAATTCAGCATGCGGAATGTACTGAACAAGGCAAAATATTTAGATAAAGATATTCCTGTATTTGAGGCTTTCCTGGACCATAAAGATATGCTCCAAAAATGCTATGACGATTTTTTTCCTGATCTGCTGGAACATGCCAAAGGAATCAATGCACTTTTACAGCTGGAAAACTAA